In the Deltaproteobacteria bacterium genome, one interval contains:
- a CDS encoding PDZ domain-containing protein — translation MNIVGRLIAVALCLAPGALAAQEHAAKISAPLWREAQPSTSETELDRLNRAMVQLADNARPAIVQIRVTGQDGKGAQSEPQNSLGSGFFIDPQGYLLTAQHVVDKAKEIEVRLANGDRLAAEVIAADSQIDLAILKVSVAKPMPILSFADSETVRVGDLALVFGYPFSRESSMSMGIISRAGRSFADSASFDYIQTDAGAYAGGSGGPLLNRQGHVVGMITMASERGNMGFATPVNVIKKVLPRLVNGEKFAWGWLGVQLSDISLEQAKALGLHPVKGVVIRSVLPGQPAARGGIQKQDVILAVNDNNVDSPRDVRRMVGGFEAGRVVRLTIIRKGRTIQLSVPLGTKPESAKASEG, via the coding sequence GTGAACATCGTCGGAAGATTGATTGCGGTCGCATTGTGTCTAGCGCCGGGTGCTTTAGCGGCGCAAGAACACGCGGCGAAAATATCGGCGCCGCTCTGGCGCGAAGCCCAACCGTCAACCAGCGAAACTGAACTCGACCGGCTCAACCGCGCCATGGTCCAGCTCGCCGACAACGCGCGGCCGGCCATCGTGCAGATCCGCGTCACCGGTCAGGACGGCAAAGGCGCTCAAAGCGAACCGCAGAACAGCCTCGGTTCGGGTTTCTTCATCGATCCCCAAGGATATCTTTTAACCGCCCAGCATGTCGTCGACAAAGCCAAAGAGATCGAAGTGCGGCTCGCCAACGGCGATCGCCTGGCCGCCGAGGTCATCGCCGCCGACAGCCAGATCGATCTGGCGATTCTAAAAGTTTCCGTCGCCAAACCGATGCCGATCCTTTCCTTCGCCGATTCCGAGACCGTTCGTGTCGGCGATCTGGCGCTGGTTTTCGGTTATCCCTTCAGCCGGGAAAGTTCCATGAGCATGGGCATCATCAGCCGCGCCGGCCGGAGCTTCGCCGACTCGGCGAGCTTCGACTATATTCAAACCGATGCCGGGGCCTACGCCGGCGGCAGCGGCGGCCCGCTGCTCAATCGCCAAGGCCATGTCGTCGGCATGATCACGATGGCCTCCGAGCGCGGGAACATGGGTTTCGCCACGCCGGTCAACGTGATTAAAAAAGTTTTGCCGCGTTTGGTCAACGGCGAAAAATTCGCCTGGGGTTGGTTGGGCGTGCAGCTGTCGGACATTTCTCTAGAACAAGCCAAGGCGTTGGGCCTTCATCCGGTCAAAGGCGTGGTCATCCGCTCCGTGTTGCCGGGACAACCCGCGGCGCGCGGCGGCATTCAAAAACAAGACGTAATCTTGGCGGTCAACGACAACAATGTCGACAGCCCGCGCGATGTGCGGCGCATGGTCGGCGGATTCGAAGCGGGCCGAGTCGTGCGTTTGACGATCATTCGCAAAGGCCGAACGATACAACTATCGGTGCCGCTCGGCACCAAACCCGAATCGGCCAAAGCCAGCGAAGGTTGA
- a CDS encoding SDR family oxidoreductase has protein sequence MSGLENKIVLITGGSGGIGSSLAKEFARQRCRVAIAARRQESLSACAEELSRAGGEVLAIACDVTDRQQVKQLGAEITARWGAVQILINNAGIARAASFTEMADALWDEILATNLTGTYNCCKVFLPEMARAKWGRIINIGSTTAKVGYRHVTAYTASKHGLLGLTRSLALETARQGVTVNMICPGYVDDERTRENAQVMAQKAGKSVTEILQLFADSAPQNRLIEPEEVASLALLMASEKLGGMTGQAINVDGGAVMA, from the coding sequence ATGAGTGGACTGGAGAACAAGATCGTTCTGATCACCGGCGGCAGCGGCGGCATCGGCTCTTCGCTTGCGAAAGAATTCGCCCGCCAGCGCTGCCGGGTTGCGATCGCCGCGCGCCGGCAGGAAAGTTTATCGGCCTGCGCTGAAGAACTTTCCCGCGCTGGCGGCGAAGTTCTCGCCATCGCCTGCGACGTGACCGACAGGCAACAGGTGAAACAGCTTGGCGCTGAGATTACCGCGCGCTGGGGCGCGGTGCAGATTCTGATCAACAACGCCGGCATCGCCCGGGCCGCGAGCTTCACCGAGATGGCGGACGCGTTGTGGGACGAGATTCTCGCGACCAATCTCACCGGCACTTACAATTGCTGCAAAGTTTTCTTGCCCGAAATGGCGCGCGCCAAGTGGGGGCGGATCATCAACATCGGTTCGACCACGGCCAAGGTCGGCTATCGCCACGTGACGGCTTACACGGCATCGAAGCATGGTCTGTTGGGGTTGACCCGTTCGCTGGCGTTGGAAACCGCGCGCCAGGGAGTGACCGTCAACATGATCTGCCCCGGCTACGTCGATGACGAGCGCACTCGTGAAAACGCTCAGGTCATGGCGCAGAAGGCGGGCAAGAGCGTGACGGAAATTCTCCAGCTGTTTGCCGACAGCGCTCCGCAGAACCGGCTGATCGAGCCAGAAGAAGTCGCGTCGTTGGCGCTGTTGATGGCGTCGGAGAAACTCGGCGGTATGACCGGGCAGGCGATCAACGTCGACGGCGGTGCGGTGATGGCGTGA